In one Achromobacter spanius genomic region, the following are encoded:
- a CDS encoding TetR/AcrR family transcriptional regulator — protein MAQMGRPRAFDREQAIDQALHLFWEQGYESTSLSQLKAGIGGGISAPSFYAAFGSKEALYAEAVQRYLDTYARVNDSLWDDNIPPRTAIELALRRSAKMQCERTHPKGCMVALGVMSAPTPEHAAVAKPLAASRQRTHSGFIRCVERGIASGELVATTDAKVLGTLFNSFLLGVSLAARDGVRYPVFDAAITQLMLQWDAACAPAS, from the coding sequence ATGGCGCAAATGGGCAGGCCGCGCGCGTTTGACCGCGAGCAGGCGATCGACCAGGCGTTGCATCTGTTTTGGGAGCAGGGCTACGAATCGACTTCGCTCAGCCAGTTGAAGGCCGGGATCGGCGGGGGTATTTCAGCGCCCAGTTTTTATGCGGCGTTCGGGTCGAAAGAGGCGCTGTATGCGGAAGCCGTTCAACGCTATCTGGACACCTACGCACGCGTGAACGATAGCCTGTGGGATGACAATATTCCCCCCAGAACCGCCATAGAACTGGCGCTGCGCCGGTCGGCGAAGATGCAGTGCGAGCGCACTCACCCCAAAGGCTGCATGGTGGCGCTGGGCGTCATGAGTGCGCCCACCCCTGAACATGCCGCCGTCGCCAAGCCCTTGGCGGCATCGCGCCAGCGCACGCATTCTGGCTTCATCCGCTGCGTGGAACGCGGCATTGCCAGCGGCGAGCTTGTGGCGACGACGGACGCCAAAGTGCTGGGTACCTTGTTCAACAGCTTTCTGTTGGGCGTGTCGCTCGCGGCCCGGGACGGCGTGCGGTACCCCGTGTTCGACGCCGCGATTACGCAACTGATGCTGCAATGGGACGCGGCGTGCGCGCCGGCAAGCTAA
- a CDS encoding MFS transporter, which produces MTGFLCIVTETLPAGLLPQISAGLDVSQALAGQTVTAYALGSLLAAIPLTIATRGWRRRNVLLMTIIGFLLFNSATALSTNYGLTLVVRFFAGMAAGLAWSLLAGYARRMVAPWQQGRAMALAMVGTPIALSLGVPLGTLLGATVGWRVAFWIMSALTLGLVVWVLAKVPDYPGQSAHERMPLHRVFTTPGVRPVLAVVVAWMLAHNILYTYIAPFVAPAGLSERVDLVLLVFGMAALAGIWITGKLVDHHLRLTVLASLTAFAATALVFALAPANPAVIYLGVAVWGISFGGAATLLQTALADAAGSGADVALSMNVVAWNGAIAGAGVAGGMLLEAWGVGAFPWALLVLIALAFAMAWSARAHAFRPGLRTSGMAAVGH; this is translated from the coding sequence ATGACCGGCTTTCTTTGCATCGTTACCGAAACCCTGCCCGCCGGGCTGTTGCCGCAGATCAGCGCCGGCCTGGATGTCAGCCAGGCCTTGGCCGGGCAGACGGTGACGGCTTATGCGCTGGGTTCTTTGCTGGCGGCCATTCCGCTGACGATCGCCACCCGTGGCTGGCGCCGCCGCAACGTGTTGCTGATGACGATCATCGGCTTTCTTCTCTTCAATTCCGCCACGGCGCTATCAACAAACTACGGGCTGACCTTGGTGGTGCGCTTCTTCGCGGGCATGGCGGCGGGGCTGGCCTGGAGCTTGCTGGCAGGCTACGCGCGGCGCATGGTCGCCCCCTGGCAACAAGGGCGCGCGATGGCGTTGGCAATGGTGGGCACGCCGATCGCGCTGTCTCTTGGTGTGCCGCTGGGCACGTTGCTGGGGGCCACGGTGGGATGGCGCGTGGCGTTCTGGATCATGTCAGCGTTGACGCTGGGGCTGGTCGTCTGGGTGCTGGCCAAGGTGCCTGACTACCCGGGGCAGTCCGCCCATGAACGCATGCCGCTGCACCGCGTCTTCACAACGCCGGGGGTGCGGCCCGTGCTGGCGGTCGTGGTGGCGTGGATGCTGGCGCACAACATTCTGTACACCTACATTGCCCCCTTTGTGGCCCCCGCCGGCTTGTCCGAACGGGTGGACCTGGTGCTGCTGGTCTTTGGCATGGCAGCGCTTGCCGGCATCTGGATCACGGGCAAATTGGTCGACCACCATTTGCGCCTGACGGTGCTGGCTAGCCTGACCGCTTTCGCCGCCACGGCGTTGGTCTTCGCCCTGGCGCCAGCCAACCCCGCCGTGATCTACCTGGGCGTGGCGGTCTGGGGCATCAGCTTCGGCGGGGCCGCCACCTTGTTGCAAACGGCGTTGGCCGATGCGGCCGGTAGCGGCGCAGACGTCGCGCTGTCGATGAACGTGGTGGCGTGGAATGGCGCGATCGCCGGCGCCGGCGTGGCGGGTGGCATGCTGCTTGAGGCCTGGGGCGTAGGGGCGTTTCCGTGGGCGCTGCTTGTGCTGATCGCCCTGGCGTTCGCGATGGCGTGGTCGGCGCGCGCGCATGCGTTCCGGCCCGGATTACGGACCTCGGGCATGGCGGCCGTGGGGCATTGA
- a CDS encoding UDP-N-acetylglucosamine 1-carboxyvinyltransferase, producing the protein MSSLIVHGGTPLRGRIIPSANKNAVLPILCATLLTDQPLTLHGVPDITDVRKILDIFRTLGSDVKLDESTRTLNLHHRNTTFDATQHRLPEEMRSSIMLVPPLLARFGIARLEDNVKGCTLGVREIDPHVDIFRSFGGEVERASGSLLVRSSGTLKATHHWLDYASVTTTENFVLCAAAAEGESSLTNAASEPHVQEFCRFMAMMGADIDGIGTSRLTVRGGARLGGGEFTFEEDFHEITTFLALGAITGGDVVVRNRTPGNFPLIDRTFAKFGVTIEHKDGWSRALRSGPLKVQTPFTSNVLTKVEAAPWPYFPVDLLPIFIALGVCAEGNAMFWNKVYDGALGWTGELTKFGAHVFSSDPHRVVTFGGMPLTPAVVESPYIIRVAIALFMVASSIKGRSEIHNATPIRRAHPQFVENLRSLGVQVEWTSEE; encoded by the coding sequence ATGTCCAGCCTCATCGTCCACGGTGGCACGCCCCTGCGCGGCCGCATCATTCCTTCGGCCAACAAGAATGCCGTGCTGCCCATACTGTGCGCCACGCTCTTGACCGACCAGCCCTTGACGCTGCACGGCGTGCCGGACATTACCGATGTGCGCAAGATTCTAGACATCTTCCGCACGCTGGGCAGTGACGTGAAACTGGACGAATCCACGCGCACGCTGAACCTGCATCACCGCAACACCACGTTCGACGCCACGCAGCACCGGCTGCCCGAAGAGATGCGCTCGTCGATCATGCTGGTGCCGCCGCTGTTGGCGCGCTTCGGGATCGCGCGGCTTGAAGACAACGTCAAGGGTTGCACGCTGGGCGTGCGCGAGATTGATCCGCACGTGGATATCTTCCGCTCGTTCGGCGGCGAAGTGGAACGCGCCAGCGGGTCTTTGCTGGTGCGCAGCAGCGGCACGCTGAAAGCCACGCATCACTGGCTGGATTACGCCTCGGTCACCACCACCGAGAACTTCGTGCTGTGCGCGGCGGCGGCCGAAGGGGAATCGTCATTGACCAATGCGGCGTCCGAGCCGCACGTGCAGGAATTTTGCCGCTTTATGGCGATGATGGGCGCCGACATTGATGGCATCGGCACATCGCGCCTGACGGTGCGCGGCGGTGCGCGGCTAGGTGGCGGCGAATTCACCTTTGAAGAAGACTTCCACGAGATCACGACCTTCCTCGCGCTGGGCGCGATCACGGGCGGTGATGTGGTGGTGCGCAACCGCACGCCGGGCAACTTCCCGCTGATCGACCGCACCTTCGCCAAGTTTGGCGTCACGATCGAGCACAAGGACGGTTGGTCGCGCGCGTTGCGTTCCGGTCCGCTGAAGGTGCAGACGCCCTTCACCAGCAACGTGCTGACCAAGGTGGAAGCCGCGCCCTGGCCGTACTTTCCGGTGGACCTGCTGCCGATCTTCATTGCGCTGGGCGTGTGCGCCGAGGGCAATGCGATGTTCTGGAACAAGGTCTACGACGGCGCGCTGGGCTGGACGGGCGAGCTGACGAAGTTCGGCGCGCACGTGTTCTCGTCGGACCCGCACCGCGTGGTGACCTTCGGCGGCATGCCGCTGACGCCGGCCGTGGTGGAAAGCCCCTACATCATCCGCGTGGCGATCGCGCTGTTCATGGTGGCCAGCAGCATCAAGGGCCGCTCGGAAATCCACAACGCGACGCCGATCCGCCGTGCGCATCCGCAGTTCGTGGAAAACCTGCGCAGCCTGGGCGTGCAGGTCGAATGGACTAGCGAAGAATAA
- a CDS encoding acyl-CoA thioester hydrolase/BAAT C-terminal domain-containing protein yields MTDLARISVTPEFALIDVARDIRIDGFPAYAFITVTASMQMCGAPWRSQAVFVAGHDGSLDLGRDCPVSGSYAEPSAMGIVWSMVCEDMSRVVFPPDRTEPLVIQIEATDGVRSASARLVQEFLEEGVTHRAVREQVGGMTVSGELYTPAGPGPHPLVIYMNGSSGGVNAPRAALFAARGFQCLALAIFNYDGRPKYLNDMPLEYFEHALRWAHAELAPRDGFVALSGISRGGETSLLVASQYPELVSAVAAYVPSPVMHGVVSAGSPGTGRNAQVWTKNGEPLPHLWQDNASADWEAAYASEPPYRQTHAFLSATRDAAAVERARIPVENYPGPIMLISASDDGFWPSTAYSEMVMRQRQAHGLPTFHHVCMGAGHHVQYPYLPATLISKPHAMSGLLLDAGGTPAANAAGNEGSYLAVLEFLNRAAGVSG; encoded by the coding sequence GTGACCGACCTAGCCCGCATTAGCGTCACCCCGGAATTCGCCCTGATCGATGTCGCTCGCGACATTCGCATCGACGGCTTTCCTGCCTACGCCTTCATTACCGTCACCGCCAGCATGCAGATGTGCGGTGCGCCGTGGCGCTCGCAAGCCGTGTTCGTGGCCGGGCACGACGGCAGCCTGGACCTGGGCCGCGACTGCCCCGTGTCAGGCAGCTACGCCGAACCTTCGGCCATGGGCATCGTGTGGTCCATGGTGTGCGAGGACATGAGCCGCGTGGTGTTCCCGCCCGACCGCACCGAACCCTTGGTGATTCAGATCGAGGCCACGGACGGGGTGCGCAGCGCGTCGGCGCGGCTGGTGCAGGAATTTTTGGAGGAGGGCGTCACGCATCGCGCGGTGCGTGAGCAGGTCGGCGGCATGACCGTGTCGGGCGAGCTCTATACGCCCGCCGGACCCGGCCCGCATCCGCTGGTGATCTACATGAACGGCTCGTCGGGCGGCGTCAACGCGCCACGCGCCGCGCTGTTCGCCGCGCGCGGTTTCCAGTGCCTGGCGCTTGCCATCTTCAACTACGACGGCCGGCCCAAGTACCTGAACGACATGCCGCTGGAATACTTCGAACACGCGTTGCGTTGGGCGCACGCCGAGCTGGCGCCGCGCGATGGTTTCGTGGCCTTGTCGGGCATCAGCCGGGGCGGCGAGACCTCCTTGCTGGTGGCCTCGCAGTATCCCGAGTTGGTCAGCGCGGTGGCCGCCTACGTGCCGTCGCCCGTCATGCACGGCGTGGTCAGCGCGGGGTCACCCGGCACCGGCCGTAACGCCCAGGTCTGGACCAAGAATGGCGAACCCTTGCCGCATCTGTGGCAAGACAACGCAAGCGCCGACTGGGAAGCGGCCTATGCGTCCGAGCCGCCGTATCGGCAAACCCACGCTTTCCTGAGTGCCACGCGCGATGCCGCGGCCGTTGAACGCGCGCGCATTCCGGTGGAAAACTATCCCGGCCCGATCATGCTGATCAGCGCGTCCGACGACGGCTTCTGGCCCAGCACCGCGTATTCCGAAATGGTGATGCGCCAGCGTCAGGCACATGGCCTGCCCACGTTTCACCACGTGTGCATGGGGGCGGGGCACCACGTGCAGTACCCCTATCTGCCCGCCACGCTGATCAGCAAACCGCATGCGATGTCGGGCTTGCTGCTGGACGCGGGCGGCACGCCGGCCGCGAATGCGGCGGGCAACGAGGGGTCGTATCTGGCGGTGCTGGAATTCTTGAACCGCGCGGCGGGGGTATCCGGCTGA